Within the Cyanobacteriota bacterium genome, the region CGACGGAAAAGGGTTCTGTGATTAGCCGAAACACACCGATGCGATCGTCAGGGCGATATCCGGGGCGGTTTTTCACCTCGCGTGTTAACTCTCGGCGAAACAATTCCTGCACGGCTTCGGCTTCTAGATCTAAAGCAGGCTCTGTGGCAATGCCTTGAGCAGTTGCCCATTGGGTCAACACGTCTAGGTTGGGAACAATCAGCGCCCCCAACATCTTTTTATCTTGCCCAACCAACATGATTTGGTCAATAAACGGGCTGCGGAGGCAAGCGTCCTCAATCGGTTGAGGTTCAATGTTTTCACCATTACTAAGAACAATTGTGTCCTTGGCGCGTCCCGTCAGCACAATATCATTGCCAGGGGTTAGGAACCCCAAATCACCCGTGTCAAACCAGCCATCGGCATCGATCGCCTTTTGGGTAGCCTCTGGATTTTGGTAATAGCCTTGCATAACCTGTGGCCCCCGTGCCAGCACTAGCCCTCGCTGACCCGCTGGTAGCGGAGTCCGAGTTTCTGGATGCACAATCCGCAGTTCAGTCCCTGGGTATGGTTTACCCGATGATCCTCGCAGATTGTACCAAGAGCGACGCGCCGACAAAATAGGGGAAGTTTCTGTCAACCCATAGCCCACTAAGATTTCAATTCCCACTACTTCAAAGAATGTATCTAAGTGACTGGCCAGTGCTCCACCACCACTAATCACGTACTTGATATTGCCCCCAGTAGCCTCTCGAACTTTTTTGTAGACCAGACGGTTTCCTAGAGCGTGTAGGGGAGCATACAATAGGGTTTGGAGGCCAGCCATTAGCCGTTGCCCCAAGCTTGGCGTTAGGTTTTGCAAATCTAACCCCTGCCATAGACGCTTAGCCCTAACGTAGCGATGGCTAGCATCCAACAAACTATTGACCAGTTTTTGCTTGCTAGGAGGCTGCTCTCGGAATTGTTTCTGAATTCCCTCATAGATTGACTCCCAGATGCGAGGCACCGCCACCATATAGTGAGGCTTATACTGTTTCAAATCTTGCTTGATGTGGCGAATGTTGGTGTAAATTTGAGTACACCCTTGGGACAGCAGAAAATATTCACAGGTGCGCTCATAGCTATGCCAAGTGGGGAGAATGCTGAGGACACGATCGCCCGGTTGCGGTTGCACAATTACCCCTGTAGTGTTGATCTGATACATAAGGTTACCGTGGCTGAGCATCACACCCTTGGGTTTGCCCGTAGTTCCAGAGGTATAAATCAGTGTTGCCAAATCTTCAAGATGGCGCTGTACAGGTTGTAGGGAATGGCTAGCACCTAACTCCATCACCTGAGCAAAGTTCAACACCTTGATGTACTGATCTGCGTCTGGTGTTTCATCGGACAAGAGAATTGCAGTATGAATCGGGAGGTCATTCAGCCCTGCTCGCAACCTTTGCCATAGAGCTATGGTTTCAGCAATCAGTAGGGTACTGCCACTATTGCGTAGAATAAACAACACTTCGTCTGTATCAGCCTGGGCACTACGGACAGCATTGACTGCTCCGGCCATCATCGTTCCCTGGTCGGCAATAAACCAGCGAGGACTATTGTCTGCAATTAGGGCAATGCACTGACCAGCCTGCACACCAAGGGCTTGTAGTCCCGCAGCAAATTGTTGCATTTGTTCATAGAGTTGGGCATAGGTGAGCTTGACCTCCGGCTTGCTGTGGGGATCATGGAGGGCAAGGATGTTGGGATGCTGTTGAGCAACGATCGCCCAAATATCTGCAACCGACTGCACGTTGGGAAACGTTGTCACTTGCTGCAAGGCACGGCGTTCACGCTCAGTCATAGCGGCGGGACGAGGTATGTCTGGCATAGGGAAAAGTCTCCAACGCTTGGGGTTAAGTATGTTTTGGTTATATCATCCGATCGCGGCTGCTCAGCAATCTGAATGTGGCTCTTATAAAATTGGTTCAAGTGACTACAGTTTATTTAGATATCCTATGCCTGATCTCATAAACCATGATGTCCATGATGTAATTGTGGTGCAAGTTAATGGCAAGCTACAGCAGTGCTTACCTCAGACTGGCTTGTTGGCGCTGTTTGACCAAATGGGGCTAAACCCTCGATTGATTGCTGTGGAATATAATGGCGAGATTCTGCACCGCCAATATTGGCAAGATACAGTGCTGCAACCAGGCGATCGCCTTGAAATTGTAACAATTGTTGGTGGGGGATGACGATCGCAGGAGAGTCAAGTAAGCTAGTTTAGCATCGATGAGTAATATTACCTACGCCTATGGATCCTAATCCTTGCGTGCTTGTGATCGAACCCGATGAAACGCTGGCCCATACCATTAGCAATGACCTACGAGCAGCAGGTTACGATTCTGTGATTGCGGCTGAAGCTGCTCTCGTGTTGCGTCAAATCCGAGATGTCAAGCCCGACTTGATTGTGTTGGATCGAATGCTAGGCGGTGAGTCTGGTCTGCAACTGTGCAGTCACCTGCGCCAAGTGGGTATGCGAATCCCCGTGCTATTACTAATGTCGCGTGACGAAATTGACGATCGGGTGGCTTGTCTAGAGGCAGGTGCTGATGACTATTTTCTCAAGCCCTATCGCGCTGATGATTTTCTACAACTGGTGAAACTGTACCTCAAGCCTGAGGGTAGTAGTTATGAACAGTTGCGCTTCGGTGAACTCGTGCTTGACCTGACAACTCGGCAAGTGTTCCGTAATGGTCGAGTAATTGACTTGACCATGAAGGAATTTGAGCTGCTGAAATACCTAATGGAACACCCTAGGGAAGTGCTAACGCGGGAGCAAATTTTGGAAAATGTCTGGGGTTACAACTTTATGGGTGAATCGAATGTGATTGAGGTCTATGTGCGGTATCTGCGCCTGAAGATTGAAGATGATGGCGAGAAGCGACTAATCCAAACGGTGCGAGGTGTGGGCTACGTGCTGCGAGAACCGTAAGGCTGCGATCGTCCTTAAGATTCGGGGGTGATTGCTAGCACTTGATTTAGCTTGCCGCTGCGAAACCCTTCTAGATCCAAGGTGACATAGAGAAACCCTAGGGACTTAAATCTGCTCACTAGGGCATTCAAGTCGGTTGTAGCCACAAACGTCTGAATCTGGTCAGGAGGCAATTCGATCCGAGCAGTGTCTCCTTCAGAGCGCACCCGCAAGTCGCGTAGCCCTTGTTGGCGTAGATAGTACTCTGCTCGTCCTACCCGTTGTAATTTGCTCACAGTAATGGTTTCTCCATAGGGAAACCGTGAACTAAGGCAAGGCTGGGCAGGCTTATCCCACCAGGGCAATTCTAGATGCCGAGCAATGGCACGCACATCGGCTTTGGTGATGCCCACTTCTGCTAGGGGCGATCGCACTCCCCGCTCCTTTGCTGCTTGGATGCCCGGTCGATAATCCTGAAGGTCGTCAGCGTTAACACCATCCACCACATAGGGATAACCCCGCTCCAGGGCTAGGGATTTGAGGGTATCATGCAGTTCGCTTTTGCAGAAGTAACAGCGGTTGACTGGATTTGTCGCATAGTTGGGATTCTCTAGCTCATGGGTGCGGACAATCTCGTGGGCAATGCCAATTGTCCTGGCTTGAGCACAGGCATCTTCCAAATCTTCAGGCAACAGCGAGGGAGAATCAGCCGTTACCGCCAAGGCACGATCGCCCAACACATCCCAGGCAACTTTGGCCACCAGCGTACTATCAATACCCCCGGAGTAGGCAATCAGTGCCCGACCCATTTCAGCAAACAATTCCCGGAGTGAGTCTAGTTTTTGCTCAATCATGGTCAGCTTCACAGCGATCAACAGTAACTATAACTAGTCGCGAATAGGCGGTTGTCATCCACTGTCTACAGATTTGTCCACAGATTTGCCATACCCGTTGTGAGGAAGACTCAAATCCTGACCGAGAGTCTTGACCGCAACAATGGTTTCATCTCCCTTCCCCATACTACGGCTACAGATAGCTCCTAGAAGGACTGAAGTCCTCATTACGAACTAACGGGTTTAGAAGGACTGAAGTCCTCATTACGAACTAATGGGTCATGTAGCTGGCTTTTGGAGAATTGGTATAACCAGGTTCTAACTAGCCAGTTTGTTGCCATACTAGCTATCATTATCAATTGTAAAGCCTACGCTCAACTACAGCAGCAGCATCTT harbors:
- a CDS encoding long-chain fatty acid--CoA ligase, whose translation is MPDIPRPAAMTERERRALQQVTTFPNVQSVADIWAIVAQQHPNILALHDPHSKPEVKLTYAQLYEQMQQFAAGLQALGVQAGQCIALIADNSPRWFIADQGTMMAGAVNAVRSAQADTDEVLFILRNSGSTLLIAETIALWQRLRAGLNDLPIHTAILLSDETPDADQYIKVLNFAQVMELGASHSLQPVQRHLEDLATLIYTSGTTGKPKGVMLSHGNLMYQINTTGVIVQPQPGDRVLSILPTWHSYERTCEYFLLSQGCTQIYTNIRHIKQDLKQYKPHYMVAVPRIWESIYEGIQKQFREQPPSKQKLVNSLLDASHRYVRAKRLWQGLDLQNLTPSLGQRLMAGLQTLLYAPLHALGNRLVYKKVREATGGNIKYVISGGGALASHLDTFFEVVGIEILVGYGLTETSPILSARRSWYNLRGSSGKPYPGTELRIVHPETRTPLPAGQRGLVLARGPQVMQGYYQNPEATQKAIDADGWFDTGDLGFLTPGNDIVLTGRAKDTIVLSNGENIEPQPIEDACLRSPFIDQIMLVGQDKKMLGALIVPNLDVLTQWATAQGIATEPALDLEAEAVQELFRRELTREVKNRPGYRPDDRIGVFRLITEPFSV
- the thiS gene encoding sulfur carrier protein ThiS translates to MPDLINHDVHDVIVVQVNGKLQQCLPQTGLLALFDQMGLNPRLIAVEYNGEILHRQYWQDTVLQPGDRLEIVTIVGGG
- a CDS encoding response regulator transcription factor, giving the protein MDPNPCVLVIEPDETLAHTISNDLRAAGYDSVIAAEAALVLRQIRDVKPDLIVLDRMLGGESGLQLCSHLRQVGMRIPVLLLMSRDEIDDRVACLEAGADDYFLKPYRADDFLQLVKLYLKPEGSSYEQLRFGELVLDLTTRQVFRNGRVIDLTMKEFELLKYLMEHPREVLTREQILENVWGYNFMGESNVIEVYVRYLRLKIEDDGEKRLIQTVRGVGYVLREP
- the larE gene encoding ATP-dependent sacrificial sulfur transferase LarE; its protein translation is MIEQKLDSLRELFAEMGRALIAYSGGIDSTLVAKVAWDVLGDRALAVTADSPSLLPEDLEDACAQARTIGIAHEIVRTHELENPNYATNPVNRCYFCKSELHDTLKSLALERGYPYVVDGVNADDLQDYRPGIQAAKERGVRSPLAEVGITKADVRAIARHLELPWWDKPAQPCLSSRFPYGETITVSKLQRVGRAEYYLRQQGLRDLRVRSEGDTARIELPPDQIQTFVATTDLNALVSRFKSLGFLYVTLDLEGFRSGKLNQVLAITPES